The following DNA comes from Lemur catta isolate mLemCat1 chromosome 19, mLemCat1.pri, whole genome shotgun sequence.
CTTATTGCAATTTGTTTCTTGTGCAGGAAACAAAACCACCATCCACACACAGCAAGTACCCCTCCCCGAACTTCATTCTGCCCCACCCCCCTTTTCAAACCGTCCCACGCGGAGAGGGGGCGACTCTGGCAGAGATGGGCTCCGAACCTGGACTCCCTGTAAAGCCGCCCCAGCAGCAAACGTGTTGACTCATTAACTCGGAGAGATCTGGGGTCACTGTGACGATTTTCTATTAATAGGGCGCAAAGCTCCTGCAGACATTAGCGGTAATGCCCTGCCGCCCGCACAAAGTTAACTCCTCCCAGGCCGGCGAGAGGAAACCAGGTCCTGCCCAGGCAGGTGTGTGCTTGAAACGCGCGTGTACGCCAATCCCCTTCAACAAACCAGACCCCAAGCCCATCCCGAGTCTGGTCTCCCTGGAGGGAGCGGGGGTGGCAGGCGGGCGTTGGGCGTCCGTCAGCTCAGCTTCGCCACGCACACGGCCAGGGCCACCGCGGCCAGCAGCACTGCGCTGAAAACGGTGGCGGCCAGCGCCTTGCTGGGGTCGCAGGGCCCCGCGCGCTCCCCCACGGACACGACCCCGGCCGAGGAGGCGCCTGCGCTGGCGCTGGACAGCAGCTCGGCACCCGCCGTCTGCCGGGCCTGCACGGTCCAGCGGGGCACGTTGACTTTCATCTCCATGTTGTTGATCATCTCGCCCACCTGAAGGATCTCGCGCTCCAGCTCGCGCAGGTCCGCGACGTCGAAGTCGCTCTGTGCCTCGTGCCGGAGGCTGCGGGCACTCAGGGCGCGCGCCGCCACGCCTGCGGAGCCGCCCGCCACCCCGGTGCGCACCAGCGGCCGCCGCGGCGCGTGCAACGGGAAGGCGGTGCCCAGCTCCAGCGCGCGTCGCATGTCGGCCTCCAGCAGGTCCAGGCAGCCGGAGAAGGCCACCCACAGGCGCTCGAACTCGGAGCGCTCCTCTGCGACCAAGCCCCGGTCGCGCAGCGCGACCGTCAGCTGGGCGCAGGCGGCCCCCGCCAGCTCCTGCGCTTTCTGGCGCGTCTTCTGCAGCTCCCCGCGCAGGTTCTGCGAGTCCGCCGAGCCGCCGACGGTCAGCACCAAGTGGTGGTAGCACGCGGTCGTCCTGTTGAGCGCGTCCAGCAGCGCCTTGCACTCTTCCCTCGCCATGGCGCTGCGCTCCGGTGCGGCCTCGCCGTCAGCGCGACAGGACGCGGCCAGCCCCGACGCCGACCCTGGGCCAAGCGGCCCGAGCACTCCGCATGGCCCGTGAGCGACGGAGCCCGCCCGCGACCCGCGACGTGCCCCTCAGCAGACCGGGCGCGGAGGGGAGCCTAGGAGCTGTGTCCCGGGCCCTGGTCCATGCTCCCCGGGCGCACGCGGGTCACACGCCGGGTCTGCGCACTGCCCTCGCCGGCACGGCGGCTGCCCGGGACGCCGAGGGCGCGGACCCCATCCTCCTCCAGCGCCAGCCTCGCGCTCGGCCAGCAGCTGCCGAGGGCGGTGTCCGGTCCTGGATCCGCCCACTCCCGCCAGCCGGCCCGGAGCTCCCACCCCCGATCAGGGGAGGCGGGGCCCTGCGCGGGGGGATCACGTGTGGGCCCTTCGTCgctccctccctgcaccccgTTACAGTTCTACAAGGTTAGCGCGCGGGAGAGCCAACCCTTCCCTATTTcacagacggggaaactgaggccgggtCAAAGGGGGTTAGTTCACGCGGAGTCCCTGCAAGCGAGGGGACTAGAGCCCAGGAACGCTGACTCCCAAACCCTGCTGGACAGGACATGGGGTGCCTGCCGGCCTGGGCACTTCGTCCCCCCAAGGCGCCCGGTGAAGGGCGAGTCTCGGCCGCACGGTCCGGGTCCGACTCTCCTCCCACTGCGGTCGCGCTGCCTTCCAGACGCCCAGACCGACCCCACCCCTGGGCCAGACCGGCCCCCGACCCCGCCCCCCCCCGGCTGGGCACGCGCAGTCGTAGGCTCTGGGCGGGGCTGCCTGAGTAGGAAGCGCTGCGAGTGGCTTGAGCCCCACCCCTAGCCGGGCGGCCTCCGTGATTGCTCCGTGTACACGTCACTCCGGATAAGCACGGCCACTCATTGGGCCGTGCAGGGGCGTGGCTCCGCCCAACGGCGGATAAGGGGTGGGCCGTGGAACCCGCGGCCGCGCGAGGGTTGGGGGCACCGAGGTCCGAGCGGCGCTCCAGAGCTGCCGTCTGCGGCCGGGACGGCTGGGGTGAAGCTATGTAACCTTTCCCGTAAGTGTCCTTCCGCTGGTGTCCCCGCGCCTCCCTGGGCGTCGGGCCGGAGTCCGGGCGGCGCccgggggaagggggaggggcccTTCCCTCGGCGCTGGGGTCCCGGTCCCGCCGGTGGCCGCCTGGGCTGTCCCCGAGCCCTGGCCCCGACGCCCCCGAGCCCCGGCCCCACCGGTGGCCGTctgcccgccccggccccggccccgcgcgcCCACCTGCCCTGTGTCGGAGGAAAGGGCGGCGCGAGGAAGGCGTCCCTGGCTCCGAGGCGGGCGGGCGGGTCCGGGTCCCGGGAGCTCGAACTTGGGgacagcgggggtggggggccgtCGCCCGCGTGGGGTCGTCTCCGCCGCTTCCCGGCCGCCTGCGGGGCCGgtggaggggctgtggggaggggtctgCCCCCCGCGCCGTGCCGGGCTGGTGGGCTTCCCGGGTGGTCGGGCGGAGGGGATCCCTGTCTGCCCGCCTTATCACTTCGCAAGCGCTGAGAGGTGTGCTAGACTCGGGTCTGTTCCGTTTTTCATGGGAACTGGACTGCCCAGCGGCGCGCGCCCCAGCCTGCTCCCCCGGCCGCCCCTCGAGGTGCGGGCTACGTGGGCACCCGTGGTCCGTGCAGGGCGGCGGGGGCAAGGGATGCGTCTTCACTGAAGGTTTAGGACGTTCCgggaactgggggtgggggggcaagacTAGAGGGACCAGAAAGGTGCATGAGAGCTCGGATTTTCCAAGTTTTGGGGTTTCACGGAGAAATACCCTTATTTTCACTAGATAACGCCTCCTCCCCACGAGTCCTAGAATAGAG
Coding sequences within:
- the LOC123624145 gene encoding regulator of G-protein signaling 9-binding protein, with protein sequence MAREECKALLDALNRTTACYHHLVLTVGGSADSQNLRGELQKTRQKAQELAGAACAQLTVALRDRGLVAEERSEFERLWVAFSGCLDLLEADMRRALELGTAFPLHAPRRPLVRTGVAGGSAGVAARALSARSLRHEAQSDFDVADLRELEREILQVGEMINNMEMKVNVPRWTVQARQTAGAELLSSASAGASSAGVVSVGERAGPCDPSKALAATVFSAVLLAAVALAVCVAKLS